The following are encoded together in the Echeneis naucrates chromosome 9, fEcheNa1.1, whole genome shotgun sequence genome:
- the cyp1d1 gene encoding cytochrome P450 1D1, which yields MSRTGSCPHCVPRDQTLKFCLSSVLSFVTEDTACLPDEMKRMFGTLLAQENPSASLSGVTLGLCILTLLLMALRGRKSHHHSFQLLHAKYPPPPGPTPWPLFGNLLQMGDQIHLSLTRLRLQYGDVFKLRLGSLTVVVLSGYSTIRQALVRQGEAFAGRPDLFTFSAVANGTSMTFSEKYGPAWMLHKKLCKNALRSFSQAEPRGSGATCLLEEHVCAEAAEMVEVIREQVAAEGKTGQDGMGIDPVVPLVTSVANVVCALCFGKRYDYNDKEFLTIVHINNEVLRIFAAGNLADFFPVFRYFPSPSLRKMVQHIRRMNGFMEKSIKEHINTFDKNCIRDITDALIALCEDREENKETSLLSNSQIIHTVIDIFGAGFDTIIAGLQWSLLYLIKFPVIQDRIHQEIDEHIGTARLPKFSDKPKMPFTEAFIYEVFRHASYVPFTIPHCTTRNITLNGYFIPKDTCVFINQYQVNHDIDLWGDPDIFRPERFLGPSGLLNKDQTERVLIFGLGKRRCLGDGFARLEMFVFLTTLLHGLRLQNVPGQELDLSTDFGLTMKPHPYRMTISSRF from the exons ATGTCCCGGACCGGGAGCTGTCCTCACTGTGTTCCCCGGGATCAGACCCTGAAGTTCTGcctgtcctctgtgttgtcGTTTGTCACAGAGGACACTGCATG TTTACCAGACGAGATGAAACGGATGTTTGGGACTCTTCTGGCCCAGGAGAACCCCAGTGCCTCTCTGTCTGGTGTCACTCTTGGTCTGTGTATTCTCACCCTCCTCCTGATGGCCCTCAGGGGCCGAAAGAGCCACCATCACTCCTTCCAGCTGCTTCATGCAAAATATCCCCCTCCTCCTGGTCCCACTCCGTGGCCCCTTTTTGGCAATCTCCTTCAGATGGGGGACCAGATTCATCTCTCTCTAACACGCTTGAGGCTCCAATACGGTGATGTTTTCAAG TTGCGTCTGGGCTCTTTGACCGTTGTTGTCCTGAGTGGATACAGCACCATCAGGCAGGCGCTGGTTCGGCAGGGGGAAGCCTTTGCAGGCCGGCCTGACCTTTTCACCTTCTCTGCTGTTGCCAACGGGACCAGTATGACCTTCAGTGAGAAGTATGGGCCAGCCTGGATGCTCCATAAGAAGCTGTGTAAGAATGCCCTCAGGTCTTTCTCTCAGGCTGAACCCAGGGGATCAGGTGCCACCTGCCTGTTGGAAGAGCATGTCTGTGCCGAGGCTGCTGAGATGGTGGAGGTGATTCGGGAGCAGGTTGCCGCCGAAGGGAAAACGGGCCAAGATGGGATGGGAATAGATCCAGTGGTGCCCTTGGTTACCTCAGTAGCAAATGTTGTATGTGCCCTCTGTTTTGGGAAAAGATACGACTATAATGACAAGGAGTTTCTCACTATTGTCCACATCAACAATGAGGTCCTGAGGATCTTTGCAGCTGGGAACCTGGCAGATTTTTTCCCTGTGTTTCGCTACTTTCCGAGTCCTTCTCTCAGGAAGATGGTCCAGCACATCCGCAGGATGAATGGATTCATGGAGAAAAGCATCAAGGAACACATCAACACCTTTGATAAG AACTGTATCCGGGACATCACAGATGCTCTAATTGCACTTTGTGAGGACagggaggaaaataaagaaacgtCTCTGCTCTCCAACTCTCAGATCATTCACACTGTCATAGACATCTTTGGAGCAG GATTTGACACCATAATTGCTGGTTTACAGTGGAGCCTGCTGTACCTCATCAAGTTTCCTGTCATCCAGGACAGGATACACCAGGAGATAG atgaacaCATTGGTACAGCCAGGTTGCCCAAGTTTTCAGATAAGCCCAAGATGCCATTCACAGAAGCCTTCATATATGAAGTGTTCAGACATGCTTCCTATGTCCCTTTCACCATACCTCACtg TACTACAAGAAACATCACCCTGAATGGATATTTCATTCCCAAAGACACATGTGTGTTCATTAACCAGTATCAAGTCAATCATGACAT AGATCTTTGGGGTGACCCCGACATATTTCGCCCGGAACGCTTCCTGGGCCCATCAGGCCTCCTAAACAAAGATCAGACGGAGAGGGTCCTCATCTTCGGTTTGGGGAAGAGACGTTGCCTTGGTGATGGATTTGCACGCTTGGAGATGTTTGTCTTTCTCACCACGCTGCTCCACGGGCTGCGGCTCCAAAATGTTCCAGGGCAGGAGTTGGACCTCAGTACTGATTTCGGCCTGACTATGAAACCGCATCCATACAGGATGACAATCTCCTCAAGATTTTAG